GCTTGCCTGCAATGCATAAAAATGACATTATGCGTATGTTGATAGTTAATATGCATAAATTTAGCATATTGAGGAGTCTATGTCAGAACGTGATCGGTTAAGTGTATTGGCAGACCTAATCCGAAAGGAGCGGATCAGCAATCAGATGGAGCTGAAGGAGCACTTGCTGGCCCATGGCTACGAGACCACGCAGTCGAGTATTTCAAGGGATTTGAAGAAGCTCGGTGTTGTGAAAGTCGATGGTGCTTATAAGACTCCAAGTATCGCACCTGGAGAGTCGAGCAAGGTCGATCGCTTGGATGCTGTGACAGCTGGCGATAACATGATCGTTCTCAGAACGGGACCAGGTAATGCAAATCGCGCTGCTGTAATTATTGATCGGGCAAACCTGTCAGGACTTCTAGGGACGATCGCTGGAGATGATACTATATTCTGCGCTGTCGCTAACCGCCAAGAGCAAGCGAAGGTGCTGAAGAAAATATTTACCCTTTTTGAATGAGGTTCATCATGAAAGATGACATCAAAAAAGTTGTGCTAGCTTACTCAGGCGGTCTTGATACCTCGGTCATGGCCCGTTGGTTGAAAGAAACTTATGACTGCGAAGTGATC
This sequence is a window from Pseudobacteriovorax antillogorgiicola. Protein-coding genes within it:
- a CDS encoding arginine repressor — encoded protein: MSERDRLSVLADLIRKERISNQMELKEHLLAHGYETTQSSISRDLKKLGVVKVDGAYKTPSIAPGESSKVDRLDAVTAGDNMIVLRTGPGNANRAAVIIDRANLSGLLGTIAGDDTIFCAVANRQEQAKVLKKIFTLFE